The following DNA comes from bacterium.
CTTAATAAGATCTACGCCACTCATCTTGCCCGCAACCCGGCTTCGGGAAAAGTGATGCAGAAGATAGGAATGAAGTACGAAGGCTGCCTGCGCCAGCACGTGAAGAAGTGGGACAAGTTCGAGGACCTGGCCTATTACGGGACACTACGAAGTGAATACCAAAATTAGCCACAGAAAGCAAAAAAATAAATCGTTATAACGTGACTACGTATTAACGTTAAACGTGAAAGATAAACTGTGAGTACGGCAGATATCAGAAAAACCATGAAAGGTCTTTATCTATGCCCAAAAACAAATTCGGCCTGACCCTTTTGGGCCGCAAGGTGCTCAAGCCCTCGGGAAAGTTGGAAGCCTTCCCCAACCAGAACCGCGGGCGCGATTACCGGGTGATACTGGAAACCGAAGAATTCACCTCCCTCTGCCCCATCACCGGGCAGCCGGACTTCGGCGCCATCACCGTCAGCTACATCCCGGACCGGCTGGTGGTGGAATCCAAATCACTCAAACTTTACCTGTGGACCTACCGCAATAAGGGCGTATTTCACGAGGCGGTGGTCAACCAGATCCTGGACGACCTGGTGAAGGCTGTCCAGCCCCGTCAAATGCTGGTGACGGGCAATTTCAGAGTACGGGGCGGCATAGCCATAACCGTGGCGGC
Coding sequences within:
- the queF gene encoding preQ(1) synthase is translated as MPKNKFGLTLLGRKVLKPSGKLEAFPNQNRGRDYRVILETEEFTSLCPITGQPDFGAITVSYIPDRLVVESKSLKLYLWTYRNKGVFHEAVVNQILDDLVKAVQPRQMLVTGNFRVRGGIAITVAAEYPGKNN